A region of Oceaniferula marina DNA encodes the following proteins:
- a CDS encoding YHYH protein — MSAKKNFFRGAIAVAANGVPIFNPIKNDGRTDTFLAGELDKWGGHCGRADDYHYHIAPVHLQQRLGKDKPLAYALDGYPIYGYEEPDGSPVTGLDEFNGHKDTAGNYHYHATKSYPYVNGGFYGKVTERNGQVDPQPRAHGMRPALTPLRGAKITKFHSEGSHYHLHYDLGGQSYALNYEVQDDRSVTIERVDPSGISTTETHSGKRQGGGPGGKQKDRKSWISAHKEELDRNSDGDVTLVEMMNEAKKVFRSYDANNDGEISAEESKGPGVKSAMGGFVRGHFEEIDRNSSGAISARELADNAKKMFSKADANSNGKIEGEEYNRSAGGGKRKGEKGGDGRNKRAQK; from the coding sequence ATGTCTGCGAAGAAGAACTTCTTTCGTGGTGCCATCGCCGTTGCTGCGAATGGAGTACCTATTTTCAACCCTATCAAAAATGATGGACGTACAGATACATTTTTGGCAGGGGAGCTCGACAAGTGGGGAGGTCATTGCGGTCGTGCGGATGATTACCACTACCACATAGCTCCGGTTCATCTTCAGCAGAGACTCGGCAAGGACAAACCTCTTGCCTATGCTCTCGATGGCTACCCGATCTATGGATATGAAGAGCCTGATGGATCTCCGGTGACCGGCCTGGACGAGTTTAACGGTCATAAGGATACCGCGGGGAACTATCACTATCACGCGACCAAAAGCTACCCCTACGTCAATGGAGGTTTCTACGGCAAGGTGACCGAGCGGAACGGTCAGGTCGATCCTCAACCGCGAGCACATGGAATGCGCCCTGCGTTGACTCCTCTGCGTGGAGCAAAGATTACAAAATTTCATTCTGAAGGAAGTCACTATCACCTTCATTATGATCTTGGTGGGCAAAGTTATGCGCTTAACTACGAAGTGCAGGATGACCGATCAGTCACGATTGAGCGTGTCGACCCCAGTGGCATATCTACCACTGAAACTCACAGCGGCAAACGTCAGGGTGGTGGTCCGGGCGGCAAGCAAAAGGATCGTAAATCTTGGATCAGTGCCCACAAAGAAGAGTTGGATAGGAACTCCGATGGTGACGTGACGCTAGTTGAAATGATGAACGAGGCGAAAAAAGTATTCAGAAGCTACGACGCTAACAACGACGGGGAAATCTCTGCTGAAGAGTCAAAAGGCCCAGGAGTCAAAAGTGCCATGGGAGGATTTGTTCGTGGACACTTCGAGGAAATAGATCGTAATAGCTCCGGAGCAATCTCTGCGAGAGAGCTAGCAGATAACGCAAAAAAAATGTTCTCCAAGGCCGATGCCAACAGCAATGGAAAAATCGAAGGCGAAGAATACAACCGCTCCGCCGGTGGAGGTAAGCGGAAGGGAGAAAAGGGGGGTGATGGAAGAAATAAGCGTGCCCAAAAATAA
- a CDS encoding GIY-YIG nuclease family protein, with protein sequence MPKRVQARICTKEAPSFELILHKFFEAGRVNKGNRSKEFFRVNILKIKEHIDSHAIDAKWTMAAEAQQFEAIGP encoded by the coding sequence TTGCCTAAACGAGTTCAAGCTAGGATCTGCACTAAAGAAGCTCCGAGTTTTGAATTAATCCTCCACAAATTTTTCGAAGCTGGACGGGTCAACAAGGGAAACCGCAGCAAAGAGTTTTTCCGCGTCAACATCTTAAAAATCAAAGAACACATTGATTCACACGCTATCGATGCAAAATGGACCATGGCCGCTGAGGCCCAACAATTCGAGGCAATCGGGCCGTAG
- a CDS encoding AI-2E family transporter: MTERSTQLRDTVLTLAGIGVLFAILRLSAEIVVPFLLSLFIATVAATPLAWLKRRGLSTMLSVVAVLLAIIIVMGGISMLLAGTATEFNDALPGYQERLKEVTGKSYAWLSSKDLNVDEVGLSKIIDPSAVFGFANSMFAGIRGTLSYILLIIFTTTFMLAETAGFQRKLAAIDSKEGSDGDTLQSMAAIARSLNRYVGAKAIVSLATGVLVWIALELVGLDFAPLWGVLAFLLNFVPNIGSILAAVPAVLIAVLQLPPPMVVVVIAIYLTVNLTIGNVIEPMVMGQRVGLSTLTVFLSLIFWGWMFGAVGMLLSVPLSMVVKSIAETNAQTHWFAVLMGPVPPVEEGRDDEAAE, encoded by the coding sequence ATGACCGAACGATCGACACAACTCCGCGACACGGTATTGACCCTGGCTGGCATCGGCGTGCTGTTCGCGATACTTCGCCTGTCCGCCGAGATCGTGGTGCCCTTCCTGCTTTCGTTGTTCATCGCCACCGTCGCGGCTACGCCGCTGGCCTGGCTCAAGCGGCGTGGCCTTTCGACGATGCTTTCGGTCGTCGCCGTGCTGCTGGCGATCATCATCGTAATGGGGGGGATCTCGATGCTGTTGGCCGGAACGGCAACGGAATTTAATGACGCCCTGCCCGGATACCAGGAGCGTCTGAAAGAGGTGACGGGCAAGTCCTATGCGTGGCTTTCGAGCAAGGACTTGAACGTTGACGAGGTGGGGCTTTCCAAAATCATCGATCCTTCGGCGGTGTTTGGATTCGCCAACTCGATGTTTGCCGGGATTCGCGGCACCTTGAGCTATATACTGTTGATCATTTTCACCACGACCTTCATGCTTGCCGAGACTGCTGGCTTCCAGCGCAAACTGGCGGCGATCGATAGCAAAGAAGGCAGTGACGGCGACACGCTGCAGAGCATGGCGGCGATTGCTCGAAGCTTGAATCGCTACGTCGGAGCAAAAGCGATAGTTAGCCTAGCGACCGGTGTGCTGGTGTGGATTGCGCTCGAGTTGGTGGGGCTCGACTTCGCGCCGCTGTGGGGAGTGCTGGCTTTCCTGCTCAACTTCGTGCCCAATATTGGCTCGATCCTAGCAGCGGTTCCCGCGGTGCTGATCGCCGTCCTGCAACTACCGCCGCCAATGGTCGTCGTCGTCATTGCGATCTACCTGACGGTCAACCTCACCATTGGCAACGTCATTGAGCCGATGGTCATGGGGCAGCGGGTGGGGCTTTCCACCCTGACGGTTTTTCTTTCCCTAATATTCTGGGGCTGGATGTTCGGCGCGGTTGGCATGTTGCTGTCGGTGCCACTGAGCATGGTGGTGAAGTCGATCGCCGAGACCAATGCGCAGACTCACTGGTTCGCGGTGCTGATGGGGCCGGTTCCTCCGGTGGAGGAGGGGCGAGACGATGAAGCTGCGGAATGA
- a CDS encoding sigma factor, giving the protein MLDYGEKEEKEFVRLLVAHQSLIQSFVVSLIPGSSETEDVLQSTNEVLWAKRKQFELGTNFKGWALTTARLQVMSLQRRLKREKRVYFDDEACEAIFQEALQQDEGETRAA; this is encoded by the coding sequence ATGTTGGATTACGGAGAAAAGGAGGAGAAGGAGTTTGTTCGGCTATTGGTGGCTCACCAATCGTTGATTCAATCTTTTGTGGTGTCATTGATTCCGGGTTCTTCGGAAACCGAGGATGTTTTGCAGAGTACCAACGAGGTTCTTTGGGCAAAGCGAAAGCAGTTTGAGCTGGGGACCAATTTTAAGGGTTGGGCGCTCACGACAGCGCGCCTTCAGGTGATGAGCCTTCAGCGGCGGCTAAAGCGTGAAAAACGTGTGTATTTTGATGATGAGGCTTGTGAGGCGATTTTTCAAGAGGCTCTGCAACAGGATGAAGGTGAGACGAGGGCTGCATAG
- a CDS encoding ABC1 kinase family protein has translation MKNIRSHTNTIASKAKRQAEIIKVFSHYGLADWFAKIPDGRISDFLIKPEQKTIAEKAPAERLRLALTALGPTFIKFGQVLSTRADMVGPEIAAELQKLQSHTPADPPEQVEALIIEEFGKNPNELFSSFDSVAFSSASIGQVHRARLKSGDDVVVKVQHIGIEPQIRLDLDLLGDFAKLIEKHVPESEAYQPVATTREFGRNLLKELDFTSERRNMERFTRNFQGDETLHVPVVFAETSSRRVLTMELLEGISGSQPEDIASSGADLSTFAKRAANIYLNMILRDGFYHADPHPGNFYLLNGGVLGLLDSGMVGRIDDTMREEFENVLLALVQADAEELSELLLRYGSAPQNVDKVGFRTDIGDLLDDAMNSGIEDIDLGDLLAQVVVIMRRYSISMSARVALIIKTLVMLEGTSKLLSPHFSLIEVLEPFRRKIIKERLNPRHWWKKMRRQVGDIDRVITSSPRALADLIDSFQSGQLKMKHEVPRLEITINRVVAGVLIASFFLGSSLLLSFGVPPKIFGLSALGTLGCLSSLFIGLQLLWSIRNNIR, from the coding sequence ATGAAAAACATTCGGAGTCACACCAACACCATTGCTAGCAAAGCAAAACGGCAGGCCGAAATCATCAAAGTTTTTAGTCACTACGGATTGGCCGATTGGTTTGCTAAAATCCCAGACGGGCGCATCAGTGATTTCCTCATAAAGCCTGAGCAAAAGACCATTGCCGAAAAAGCTCCTGCCGAACGGCTTCGCTTGGCACTCACCGCGCTCGGGCCAACGTTTATTAAGTTCGGCCAAGTTTTGAGCACGCGAGCGGACATGGTCGGCCCGGAGATTGCTGCGGAATTGCAGAAACTGCAATCTCACACCCCCGCCGACCCACCGGAGCAAGTCGAAGCGTTAATCATCGAAGAGTTTGGGAAAAACCCTAACGAACTTTTTTCTAGTTTTGACTCCGTCGCCTTTTCATCAGCATCCATCGGGCAGGTGCACCGGGCGAGGCTTAAGAGTGGCGATGATGTCGTCGTAAAAGTGCAGCACATAGGTATCGAACCTCAAATAAGGCTTGATCTGGATCTTCTAGGTGATTTCGCTAAACTCATCGAAAAACATGTGCCAGAGTCTGAGGCTTACCAGCCGGTGGCCACCACTCGGGAATTTGGCCGCAACTTATTAAAGGAGCTTGATTTCACCTCAGAGCGCAGGAATATGGAACGATTCACTCGTAATTTCCAAGGAGACGAAACCCTCCATGTGCCGGTTGTTTTTGCCGAAACATCCAGTCGCCGTGTTTTGACAATGGAGTTACTGGAGGGAATCTCTGGCTCTCAACCCGAAGACATTGCCTCCAGCGGCGCGGACCTCAGTACGTTTGCCAAGCGAGCCGCGAACATCTATCTGAACATGATTCTTCGAGATGGATTCTATCATGCAGACCCCCACCCGGGAAACTTCTACCTTCTCAACGGGGGTGTGTTGGGACTACTCGACAGCGGGATGGTTGGCAGGATCGATGATACGATGCGTGAGGAATTTGAAAATGTGCTTCTCGCACTGGTGCAAGCCGATGCAGAAGAGCTTTCCGAGTTACTACTCCGCTATGGATCGGCTCCACAGAATGTGGATAAAGTCGGATTTCGTACCGACATCGGTGACCTCTTGGACGACGCCATGAACAGCGGCATCGAAGACATTGATCTGGGTGATCTGCTAGCTCAAGTCGTTGTAATTATGCGACGATACAGCATCAGCATGTCCGCGCGTGTAGCTCTAATCATTAAGACGTTAGTGATGCTTGAAGGCACCTCTAAGCTGTTGAGTCCTCATTTTAGCCTTATTGAAGTGCTGGAGCCGTTTAGGCGAAAGATTATTAAAGAGCGTCTCAATCCTCGCCACTGGTGGAAAAAAATGCGCCGCCAGGTCGGTGACATTGATCGGGTAATCACGTCCTCGCCGCGCGCTTTGGCTGATTTGATTGATAGCTTTCAGTCGGGCCAGCTCAAAATGAAACATGAAGTGCCTCGCCTTGAAATCACAATCAACCGTGTGGTGGCAGGTGTATTAATCGCCTCCTTCTTTCTTGGGTCCAGTTTGTTACTCAGCTTTGGGGTGCCTCCAAAGATTTTTGGCCTATCAGCGCTCGGCACGCTCGGCTGTTTAAGCAGCTTGTTCATCGGCCTCCAACTTTTGTGGAGTATTCGCAACAATATTAGATAG
- a CDS encoding sulfatase gives MKTLHIILICLCLLNPSTSLTLGATEKPNLLVILIDDMGWRDVGFAGNKLIDTPHIDRLANAGTVFTQAYSSAPNCAPTRACLITGQYPPRHQVFTVVDDRHKPGSAHHRLIAVTSQSELATESVTIAEVLKEGGYATAMIGMWNLGRGRRGPCTPTGQGFDVSKQAKELGFEKDAYHDGSGRYLADAFAEEAVQFIRHNKSKPWFLYFAPHSVHAPFDPPPALLAKYQKKALSNRDFDAAHAASVEALDVAIGRILTSLKQLNLEKNTLVVFTSDNGGTRQYVAPLRGGKGTVYEGGIRVPMVVRGPGVKAGVSSDTPVLSMDIYPTLAGIAQVKLPKIHVVDGEDLSPVLSGEGDLKRDSVYWHFPSYVGRNGPASVIRRGDFKLIEHFESKSIELYNLVKDPSEARDLSKDQKKVADDLLARLHAWQKQTKAPRPTTANPAFDPNAERPRGRNQRGKGKGQGERQKQGQDRKKKANNNTN, from the coding sequence ATGAAAACACTCCACATTATTTTGATCTGCCTCTGCCTGCTAAATCCGTCAACTAGCTTAACGTTAGGGGCGACAGAAAAGCCTAACTTATTGGTCATTCTTATCGATGATATGGGTTGGAGAGATGTAGGGTTTGCAGGCAACAAGTTGATTGATACACCACACATCGATCGGCTGGCAAATGCGGGAACGGTGTTCACCCAAGCCTACTCAAGCGCTCCCAACTGTGCCCCCACTCGTGCCTGCCTGATTACCGGACAATATCCGCCCAGGCATCAAGTTTTTACCGTGGTGGATGATCGGCATAAACCCGGCTCGGCACACCATCGACTCATCGCAGTAACAAGCCAATCCGAACTCGCTACCGAGTCTGTGACTATCGCAGAAGTTCTGAAGGAGGGAGGTTATGCCACAGCAATGATTGGTATGTGGAATCTTGGACGCGGCCGTAGAGGTCCCTGCACTCCTACTGGTCAAGGTTTTGATGTCAGCAAACAGGCCAAGGAGCTAGGATTTGAAAAAGATGCCTATCACGACGGCTCAGGTCGGTATTTAGCAGACGCTTTTGCTGAGGAGGCAGTGCAATTCATTAGACACAATAAGAGTAAACCATGGTTTCTTTACTTCGCCCCACACTCGGTGCACGCCCCCTTCGATCCGCCTCCTGCTCTGCTGGCCAAGTATCAGAAAAAAGCGCTATCCAACCGCGATTTTGATGCCGCCCATGCTGCAAGCGTTGAAGCTCTTGATGTGGCAATCGGGCGGATTTTAACATCATTGAAACAGCTCAATCTTGAAAAAAATACCCTTGTTGTTTTTACGTCGGACAACGGCGGTACACGCCAGTATGTGGCTCCGCTCCGGGGTGGTAAAGGTACAGTTTATGAGGGGGGGATTAGAGTGCCGATGGTGGTGCGAGGGCCGGGTGTGAAGGCTGGCGTGAGTAGCGATACTCCGGTGCTTTCCATGGATATTTATCCAACCTTAGCCGGCATAGCCCAAGTTAAACTGCCTAAAATCCACGTCGTCGACGGTGAGGATTTATCACCTGTTTTATCGGGCGAGGGAGATCTGAAGCGTGATAGTGTCTACTGGCACTTTCCTAGCTATGTCGGTCGCAATGGCCCGGCCAGTGTAATTCGGCGAGGAGATTTCAAGCTGATCGAACATTTTGAATCCAAGAGTATCGAATTGTATAATTTGGTGAAAGATCCGAGTGAGGCTCGTGACTTGTCCAAAGATCAGAAAAAGGTAGCTGACGATCTTCTGGCCCGTTTGCACGCTTGGCAAAAGCAAACCAAAGCCCCGCGTCCTACCACCGCTAATCCAGCCTTCGATCCTAATGCTGAGCGTCCACGTGGACGGAATCAGAGAGGAAAAGGGAAAGGGCAGGGGGAACGTCAAAAACAAGGTCAAGATCGGAAAAAGAAAGCCAACAACAACACCAATTAA
- a CDS encoding sigma-70 family RNA polymerase sigma factor produces the protein MSDTLQRSNEGEPQLAFTRLLIANERALYGFLLSLVHDRSAADDLLQELAGRLWRKFDEYDSSRPFIAWGIGFARLLAFEWRRKQQKLPIPMDDEILNSLADASAEHAEQYDERRSYLLKCMKGLTERQRQALHAHYFDEQPVKKIARLWQRTEMAVYKILKRAHKAMFDCMRESMANTLGKGGDS, from the coding sequence ATGAGCGATACGTTACAGCGCAGCAATGAGGGCGAGCCACAGCTTGCCTTTACGCGGTTGTTGATTGCTAACGAACGTGCGCTATACGGATTTTTGCTCTCTCTTGTGCATGATCGGTCAGCTGCTGACGACCTGCTCCAAGAGTTGGCTGGACGCTTGTGGAGGAAATTTGATGAGTACGATAGCTCGCGACCTTTTATTGCTTGGGGGATTGGTTTTGCTCGTCTGCTTGCCTTTGAGTGGCGCCGTAAACAGCAGAAACTGCCAATCCCGATGGACGATGAAATTCTCAATTCGCTGGCCGACGCCTCGGCAGAACATGCTGAGCAGTATGACGAACGTAGGTCGTACTTGTTGAAATGTATGAAAGGTCTAACTGAACGGCAAAGACAAGCACTACACGCACATTATTTTGACGAGCAACCTGTGAAAAAGATCGCCCGTCTTTGGCAACGCACTGAAATGGCTGTGTATAAAATTCTTAAGCGTGCTCACAAGGCTATGTTTGATTGTATGCGTGAGTCCATGGCAAATACTCTGGGGAAGGGGGGCGACTCATGA
- a CDS encoding sulfatase — MKRTLIISSAVMLAFITGGHAAQKPNIIFMLSDDQSWNGLSVAMHPEFSGSKSSHVRTPNLEKLAASGLRFSSAYAPASVCSPTRIALQTGKSPAQLGWTKAAPTMTAADGYKMIPPTNIRSISKDEVTVAELLKTAGYATAHYGKWHINGGGPEAHGYDESDGETSNKDAAPFKDPNPVDIFGMASRAQAFMAKNHKLGKPFFIQMSFHALHYPENARAETLANVRKRNVGGNEKNVLRIAIAEDLDAGVGKVLAAIDKLGIADNTYVIYMSDNGGGGGGGMRDGLSGGKGSVWEGGIRVPLIIAGPGIKGGGFNHQRVIGQDFLPTFCELAGVKAPMPKGVEGGSFVHLLHGERHPVKRLHEELVFHFPHYQSSDGPHTALILGDIKLIKFYETGELKLFDLSKDLAEKVELSEKHPEQTEALNKRLNNYLRDVGARLPVPNPNYDPSKPPQPPKKGKKGKGSNKKKNLREKQ, encoded by the coding sequence ATGAAACGCACACTCATAATCTCGTCAGCCGTAATGTTAGCTTTCATCACAGGTGGTCACGCAGCCCAGAAGCCAAATATCATTTTCATGCTCTCTGATGATCAAAGCTGGAACGGCCTATCTGTAGCGATGCATCCGGAGTTTTCTGGATCAAAGAGCTCGCATGTTCGCACGCCCAACCTCGAGAAGCTCGCTGCGTCTGGCCTGCGATTTAGCTCGGCCTACGCACCTGCTTCCGTTTGCTCTCCTACGCGAATCGCTTTGCAAACAGGAAAGAGTCCCGCGCAACTTGGCTGGACGAAGGCAGCTCCTACGATGACCGCTGCTGATGGGTATAAAATGATCCCGCCAACCAACATCCGCTCGATATCAAAAGATGAGGTTACTGTGGCGGAACTACTCAAAACGGCTGGATATGCTACTGCGCATTACGGTAAATGGCACATCAATGGTGGTGGGCCGGAAGCACATGGCTACGACGAAAGCGACGGCGAAACCAGCAACAAAGACGCAGCGCCGTTCAAAGATCCTAATCCGGTTGATATCTTTGGTATGGCGAGTCGCGCGCAAGCGTTCATGGCTAAAAACCATAAACTCGGGAAGCCGTTCTTTATCCAAATGTCGTTCCACGCATTGCATTACCCTGAGAATGCACGGGCTGAAACCTTAGCGAACGTCCGCAAACGTAATGTTGGAGGGAACGAAAAAAATGTCTTAAGAATCGCAATTGCCGAAGACCTCGATGCTGGAGTCGGAAAAGTGTTAGCCGCAATCGACAAACTTGGAATCGCTGACAACACCTATGTCATCTACATGTCCGACAATGGTGGTGGAGGGGGCGGAGGTATGCGAGATGGTCTCAGCGGTGGAAAGGGCTCCGTCTGGGAAGGTGGCATCCGTGTGCCCCTAATCATCGCAGGCCCTGGGATTAAAGGGGGGGGCTTCAATCATCAGCGCGTTATAGGCCAGGATTTTTTGCCGACCTTTTGTGAACTCGCTGGGGTCAAGGCCCCGATGCCAAAGGGTGTCGAGGGGGGGAGTTTTGTCCATTTACTGCATGGTGAGAGACATCCCGTAAAGCGTTTGCATGAAGAACTGGTTTTCCATTTTCCCCATTACCAAAGCTCTGACGGGCCGCATACCGCGCTGATCCTTGGTGACATAAAATTGATCAAGTTTTACGAAACCGGGGAGCTGAAACTTTTCGATCTATCGAAAGATCTCGCTGAAAAAGTCGAACTCTCAGAGAAACATCCTGAGCAAACTGAAGCACTCAACAAACGACTTAATAATTACCTGAGGGATGTCGGAGCCCGGCTACCTGTCCCCAATCCCAATTATGATCCATCCAAGCCACCTCAACCACCCAAGAAAGGTAAAAAGGGCAAGGGTAGCAACAAGAAAAAAAACCTCAGAGAGAAACAGTAA
- a CDS encoding DUF932 domain-containing protein, which yields MRPKGLLLHCGAQVVDRQDLFEVITPNGTDTWYPIPHRDLLHEVETQLRESGFIIKGESHALTHDGARYFGVIQVSLPTRNEDDFGWVVGLRNSHDKSLPAGLVAGTQVFVCDNLAFNGEVKLSRKHTRFAQRDLRQLTARAVGQLGDKFHELDRRIVTYKQKYLPDRSAHDLVIRAVDCRAITTSQVPAVLQEWRKPQHEEFLPRNGWSLFNAFSEVYKTVNPQTAVKRGQALHGLFDSHVALAS from the coding sequence TCGTCAGGATCTCTTCGAGGTCATCACCCCCAACGGCACCGACACATGGTATCCCATCCCTCACCGGGATTTGTTACACGAGGTTGAGACACAACTCAGGGAGAGCGGCTTCATCATTAAAGGTGAAAGCCATGCTCTTACCCATGATGGGGCACGTTACTTCGGAGTGATCCAAGTCAGCCTGCCCACCCGGAACGAAGATGACTTCGGTTGGGTTGTAGGTCTGCGTAACAGCCACGACAAAAGCCTACCCGCTGGCCTCGTCGCCGGCACTCAGGTATTCGTCTGTGACAACCTCGCTTTCAACGGGGAAGTGAAACTGTCTCGGAAGCATACCCGCTTTGCTCAGAGAGACTTGCGCCAACTCACAGCACGGGCTGTTGGACAGCTCGGTGATAAGTTCCACGAACTCGACCGCCGCATCGTCACGTATAAGCAGAAGTATCTGCCCGACCGCTCAGCCCACGATCTTGTGATCCGAGCTGTCGATTGTAGAGCCATCACCACTAGTCAGGTGCCAGCAGTGCTTCAAGAATGGCGCAAACCCCAGCATGAAGAGTTCCTACCCCGTAACGGGTGGAGTTTGTTCAATGCTTTCAGTGAGGTCTACAAGACGGTTAATCCTCAGACGGCAGTTAAACGCGGACAGGCACTCCATGGCCTGTTCGATTCACATGTAGCACTGGCAAGCTAA